The sequence GTAGCCCTCTTTTGAGGATGGCGTGTTGTATGGGAAGCGGAAGTGAGCTGTTTCCATTTGTTGATCAGTGACTTGCTCGGCGGCTTTCTCTTTTAGTGTATCAATCCAGCTATATCCCACGCCATCAGAGAATTGTTCTTTCTGACGCCATGCAACGCTGTGCGGCAAGTAGGATTCAAAACATTCACGCAGGACATGTTTTTCCATTTTGCCATTACCGCACATTTTGTCCTGCGGATTGATACGCATCGCGACATCAAGGAAGTTTTTATCCAAGAACGGCACGCGGGCTTCAACGCCCCAAGCGGACATCGCTTTGTTGGCGCGGGCGCAGTCAAACATATGCAGGGCTAGCAACTTACGCACGGTTTCTTCATGCAACTCTTTGGCGTTTGGTGCTTTGTGGAAGTAGAGGTAGCCCCCGAATACTTCGTCAGAACCCTCGCCTGATAGCACCATTTTGATACCCATCGCCTTGATTTTACGTGACATCAGATACATGGGTGTCGAGGCGCGGATAGTGGTGACATCATAGGTTTCAATGTGATAAATCACATCGCGGATAGCATCCAGACCTTCCTGCACGGTGAAATGAATTTCATGGTGTACCGTGCCTAAGTGGTTAGCTACTTCTTTCGCAGCACGCAAATCGGGTGAGCCAATCAAGCCTACGGCGAAGGAGTGCAGCTGTGGCCACCAAGCTTCACTGCGCTCATCGTCTTCGACTCGACGGGCAGCAAATTTTTTGGTGATGGCAGAGATCACGGAGGAGTCCAGACCGCCAGACAGCAACACGCCGTAAGGAACATCCGACATCAGGTGGCTTTTCACCGCTTCTTCTAATGCGTTAGCCAGTTGTACTTTATCGGTAACATTGTCTTTGACGTTATCGAAATCAAACCAATCGCGATGATAATACTCGCGAATTTCGCCATCTTGACTCCATAGGTAGCTGCCCGCAGGGAACTCTTTGATGGTGCGGCAAACAGGGACCAGTGCTTTCATTTCAGAGGCGACATACATGTTGCCGTGTTCGTCGTGGCCCATATACAGCGGGATAATCCCCAGATGGTCACGGCCAATCAGGTAAGCGTCTTTTTCAGTGTCGTATAGGACGAAAGCGAACATGCCTTGCAGATCATCAAGGAATTCAGGCCCTTTCTCCTGATATAGCGCCAAAATAACTTCACAATCGGAGCCCGTTTGGAATGCGTATTTGTCGCCATATTGCTGACGCAAGGCTTGATGGTTATAGATTTCACCGTTAACCGCCAGAATATGGGTGCGAGCCTCATTCAGCAGAGGTTGGGCACCGGTATTGACGTCAACAATGGATAGGCGTTCGTGGGCGAGAATGGCTTTATCATTTGCCCACACACCAGACCAATCCGGCCCACGGTGGCGCATTAAACGTGACATTTCCAGCGCTTTTTTGCGCAGTTCAATGGGGTCGGTTTTAAGGTCGAGGACCCCGAAAATAGAACACATATTTATCTCCCTAACTTCTCTGCTTTGGCGGTGATGATGTTGAATTTGAGTCGTTCATCGCTGGAACTTTTTTTCGTACATTGGCTTGTGATTGATGCAAGCTATGCCCCATGACGATGCAGTCATCCGAATAATATTAAGCTGTATGTAAGAATTATATGCAAAAAACACGCCAATTTACCGAGCTGAGCTTTTGGCGCGATAGCTGATTCGGCGGCAAAAGCTTCTACTCAAAGCACTTGGCGTTGCAGCTAGGCCGCAAGCTCATTGGGTGAGTGTGCGTAGTTAGCAACCCTGCCACTTCAAAGACGAAGGGGACAAAGAGAAAATGCGCCAAAATAGGGAGGAATGGCAAGAAACTTTGGTGCATTGCACTAAAAAAGGGAGTGAGACCTAAAAAAGGCGTGGCGGCCATTGCCGCCAGCAGGGATTAGATAATATCGATTTCGGCAACAGAGGGGTAAACGTAACTCGGGCGGAATGGCATGGCTTCTATATCTGGCAATGTTGAAACGCCGGACAGGACCAAAATCGTCTCAAGGCCCGCCTGAAAACCGGCCAAAATATCGGTACGCAAGTTATCACCCACAATGACCGTGCTTTCTGAATGTGCCTGCATTTTATTCAGCGCGGCGCGGATGATCCACGGGCTGGGTTTGCCCACATAAAATGGCTTGCGACCGGAGATTTTCTCAATCGGGGCGCAGAGCGCACCACAGGCGGGCGAAAAGCCGTGACCGTGGCTATCTGGATTGGTGGCAATGAAGCGTGCGCCATTGGCGACAAAATAGGCGGCTTTATGCATCATGTCCCAGTTATAAGAGCGAGTTTCACCGACAATCACAAAGTCAGGATTGATGTCAGTGATGGTAAATCCCGCTTTATACAATTCGTGAACCAATGCGCCTTCGCCTACTACATAGGCTTTTTTACCATCCTGACGGCGCAGGAAATCAGCGGTTGCCATGGCTGAGGTGTAAAATGCACTTTCCGGCACATCAAGCCCGGCGGTGATAAAACGGTTAGCCAGATCTTGTGCTGTTTGTGACGGGTAGTTGGTCAAAATAACCAGTGGCATTCCGGCGTTTTGCACACGGGCCAAGAAATCATTGGCACCCGGAATTGCTTTATTGTCATGCAGTAATACACCATCGATGTCACATATAACGCTTTTAATTGTCATTGTTTAAATTACTCTTTTAGCGCGGTAATGAGCCACTATAACATGGTCGATTAGGGGATAGACCATGCAACTTCCTTATCAGCAGCTTAGTTTTCTAACAAGCGCTGCAACAAAACACCATTCAACATGGCGCGTTTCGCCAAGGCAAAAGCCCCGATTGCGGATTGGTGATCGAGCTGCGAAGTGACGATTGGCAAATTTTGGCGGAAATTTTTGAGCACTTGGGTGTTAATACAACCTTGAATGGCAGGAAGCAGGATTTTCTCGGCTTCAATGATTTCACCGGCAATGACAACTTTTTGCGGGTTAAATAAGTTGATGGCGATAGAGATGGCTTTGCCCAAGTAGCGGCCCACATGCTCAATCACTTCACTCGCCAGCAAGTCACCCCGATTAGCCGCTTTGCAGATAGCGCCAATATGACAATCATCCAGTGTTAGCTTGCTCGGATAGCCCTGCGAGAGCAGGTGCCGCACGCGGTTTTCAATCGCAGCATTGGAGGCGACGGTTTCCAGACAACCAAAGTTGCCGCAATAACAGCGCTCACCTAAGGGGTCAATCTGAATGTGGCCGATTTCGCCTACGTTGCCGTTACTGCCTAAGAATATCTGGCTGTTGACGATGATACCGGCCCCCGTCCCTCGGTGCAGGCGAACCAATATGGAGTCTTCGCAATCACGGGTTGCACCAAAATAGTGCTCAGCCAGCGCCAGACTACGAATATCGTGGCCGACAAAGCTGGTGACATTGAACCGATTTTGCAGGTTTTCGACTAATGGCCAGTTGCTGACACTGATATGTGGCATGTAGCGCACAATGCCTTTGTGCGGCTCGACTAAGCCTGGGAGGATAACAGCAATGGCAATCAGTTCACGTAATTTGCGCTGATAAGTATCGATAAACTGGCTGATAATATTAAACAGCGCATGTTCCAGTGTTTCTTGGGTGCGCTCGGGCAGCGAATAGTGCTCTTCACCCAGCGACTTACCACTCATATCAAACAGGGTAATGGTGGCATCATGACGGCCAAGACGGACGGCAATGGTGTGGAACTGGCGATTTTCTGTCACGATGGAGATTGCACGGCGACCCCCGGTGGAGGCTTGCTGATCGACTTCTTTGATCAGCCCGCGCTCCAACAGTTGACGGGTGATTTTAGTGACACTGGCGGGGGCTAGCTGGCTGAGATCGGCAATCTGAATGCGCGAAATCGGGCCTTGCTGATCAATAAGCCGATAAACTACGGCACCATTGAGTTGCTTCACAAGATCCACATTACCAATTTGTGACTGTCCGCCGGTGCTCATCAATAAAATTACTCGCTTATTTTAAAACCTCGTTACCGTTAACGATGGTTTTAGTGATTTTATAATCACGGGTAAAGGCAGTCAGGTTGGCTACTTTGCCGACTTCAATACTCCCTAACTGCTTATCCACGCCAATGGCGCGGGCCGCATACAGTGTCGCCATACGCAAGACTTCGTCCAGTGCAATGCCAACATGTTCAACACTGTTTTGTACTGCCTCGATCATCGTCAGTGCTGAACCGCTTAGTGTGCCATTCTCATCCACACATAAGCCATCGCGATAGTATATTGTTTTGCCAGCAAAAATAAATTGATCAATTTCAGCGCCTGCCGGTGCGGTGGCATCAGTGACCAAAACCAGTTTGTCGCCTTTTAGGCGTTTGGCATTGCGGATATTGGCCCAATCGACATGC comes from Yersinia mollaretii ATCC 43969 and encodes:
- the nagC gene encoding DNA-binding transcriptional regulator NagC; this encodes MSTGGQSQIGNVDLVKQLNGAVVYRLIDQQGPISRIQIADLSQLAPASVTKITRQLLERGLIKEVDQQASTGGRRAISIVTENRQFHTIAVRLGRHDATITLFDMSGKSLGEEHYSLPERTQETLEHALFNIISQFIDTYQRKLRELIAIAVILPGLVEPHKGIVRYMPHISVSNWPLVENLQNRFNVTSFVGHDIRSLALAEHYFGATRDCEDSILVRLHRGTGAGIIVNSQIFLGSNGNVGEIGHIQIDPLGERCYCGNFGCLETVASNAAIENRVRHLLSQGYPSKLTLDDCHIGAICKAANRGDLLASEVIEHVGRYLGKAISIAINLFNPQKVVIAGEIIEAEKILLPAIQGCINTQVLKNFRQNLPIVTSQLDHQSAIGAFALAKRAMLNGVLLQRLLEN
- the asnB gene encoding asparagine synthase B; translation: MCSIFGVLDLKTDPIELRKKALEMSRLMRHRGPDWSGVWANDKAILAHERLSIVDVNTGAQPLLNEARTHILAVNGEIYNHQALRQQYGDKYAFQTGSDCEVILALYQEKGPEFLDDLQGMFAFVLYDTEKDAYLIGRDHLGIIPLYMGHDEHGNMYVASEMKALVPVCRTIKEFPAGSYLWSQDGEIREYYHRDWFDFDNVKDNVTDKVQLANALEEAVKSHLMSDVPYGVLLSGGLDSSVISAITKKFAARRVEDDERSEAWWPQLHSFAVGLIGSPDLRAAKEVANHLGTVHHEIHFTVQEGLDAIRDVIYHIETYDVTTIRASTPMYLMSRKIKAMGIKMVLSGEGSDEVFGGYLYFHKAPNAKELHEETVRKLLALHMFDCARANKAMSAWGVEARVPFLDKNFLDVAMRINPQDKMCGNGKMEKHVLRECFESYLPHSVAWRQKEQFSDGVGYSWIDTLKEKAAEQVTDQQMETAHFRFPYNTPSSKEGYLYREIFEELFPLPSAAECVPGGPSVACSSAKAIEWDESFKNMDDPSGRAVGVHQDAYK
- a CDS encoding HAD-IIA family hydrolase, with protein sequence MTIKSVICDIDGVLLHDNKAIPGANDFLARVQNAGMPLVILTNYPSQTAQDLANRFITAGLDVPESAFYTSAMATADFLRRQDGKKAYVVGEGALVHELYKAGFTITDINPDFVIVGETRSYNWDMMHKAAYFVANGARFIATNPDSHGHGFSPACGALCAPIEKISGRKPFYVGKPSPWIIRAALNKMQAHSESTVIVGDNLRTDILAGFQAGLETILVLSGVSTLPDIEAMPFRPSYVYPSVAEIDII